The stretch of DNA TCAATCATAAAATATCAGCTATTGATGAATTTTGTCTACATGTATCTTCACTATGTCACGATGTAGGGCACCCTggtttaaataattattttttaataaattcagAAGATAATTTAGCATTAACATATAACGATAATAGTGTTCTCGAAAATTATCATTGCTCACTTGTTTTTAAAagtttaaaagaagaaagttgtaatatttttgaaaattatccttataatatttttattacctgcagaaaaaatattattagagCGATTTTATCAACAGATATGAAAAATCATTTCGAATATATATCTAATTTTAGAACATTAAAGGAGTTTATAAATTATGATAATTTAACTACAGATCAAATATGGCAAATACTTTGCCTAGTTATAAAAGCCTCAGACATTGGACATTCGGCTCTTGAATGGAATAAGCACGTTGAATGGACACTGAAAATTAATGaagaattttatttacaagGATTATTAGAAAAATCGTTAAATATGCAAAAAAGCTTTTTATGTGATATAACTACTATTGATAAATTAGCTGCTTCTCAAattgattttttaaaacatttatgCATTCctttatttaatgaattaaactatatatctaaaaataatagCATTTATAATCAATGCATATTTAcaattgaaaataatatagaaaaatgggaaagaaaaaaaaatgatgaaaaaaatctTGGCTtacaagaaaaatataaaaatgaaaatttaaataatagaaCTAaactattaaattttatataaaaacatacaaacaaaaaatgcaatactttttaattttttatttatttattaaactttccttttatactttttataatcGTCTCTACTTTTTCTAAActtttattcatataattttgtttactaaaaaaaaaaaaagatattttcctttttacatgctatatttgtttttttacaaaatatttGTATAACAACATATTCATCTATATGTTTGTAATTTTAATcttattttacattttttttttactaaaataatttttttttactattttttacttatttttaacatttgttacataaaataataagaattaagaaaaaagtgGTATAAATTTTTGATTCCATTTACATGTTTATACCttcagaatttttttttataaattatatatatatatatatatatatacatgagataaaaaaaaataaaaaataaaaaaaatatcactttaattattttttataaacttttacacatatatatattatttataattaaaatatatatatttctttaaaaaaaaaaatatatacttttaaattatattcattttatttatagttGAGTTTTGTCAATGTATGTTGAAAGATTACTTTTAAGAATGTTAATCTGtgcatatatatagatatattaaatgcacaaaaaaattttaagttttcttttttttgaatttgaAATCATtgtaaatatgaaaattcgTTCTAAATTATCGTATATTCTACataaagtttaaaaaaaaaaaaaaaaaagaatgtaTTTTCTGGTTTTTACCatactaaatatatatttaaggaTTTATTTATGCGGGaatgtttatataaaaaaaaacaatattattaatattaattatttaatgcatataagaaatagaaaattaaatataaaaaataatttatttagaaaaaataattacaaaaaaaatagttgTTATATCCCTCATAAGGAAATAATTATAGGTACTCGTGATTCTCCATTAGCATTAAAGCAATcagaaaaagtaaaaaaaaaacttttaaattattttaaaaaaattaataaaaaagtgaaaattatattaaaaccAATAAAGACAACAGGTGATAGAATATTAGATAAAAGTGTAAGTTTATTTGGTGGCAAAGGAATATTTACAAAAGAATTAGATGAacaagtaataaaaaataatgttgaTATATGTGTTCATTCTTTAAAAGATGTTCCTATGATATTACcagaaaatatttatttgtcATGCTTTTTAAAAAGAGATACTACTAATGATGTTTTTTTgtcattaaaatataaaagtttgAGTGATATGAATAAATGGAAATCTAATAATTCTTCAGAAAATCAAGAGAGTAAtagtaaaaatgaatttcaatttaaaaaaggcCAAGAGAAAGATTCTTTATGTACAGTTGCAACGTCGTCATTAAGAAGAAGGAgccaaataaaatatatgtataaaaatatagactTAAAATGTATAAGAGGAAATATCAATACAAGATTAGTAAAGTTGTTTAATGGACATTGTGATTCTATAATAATTGCTATGTGTGGTTTAGAAAggctaataaaaaaaaaggcgATTATTGATATAGTGAAGAATAAGAAATGGAATATTCATAAACCTTATATAATTAGatataataatacaaatattgatttaagtattttaaatatacagaaaataaataaaaaatctatTTATCCTGCTTTATGCCAAGGTATTATAGCAGTCacatcaaataaaaataattctgaAATTTctgatatattaaaaaatataaatgataaaaaatcaGAAATCATGGCAAAAACAGAAAGAGCATTTTTATCTCAAATTGAAGGGAATTGCATGATGCCTATTGGCGGATATACAAGAATTGCAGAAAATCAAATTTTTCTTAATGCAGTAATTAATGATATTCATGGGCATGAAAAATTTcaagtaaaagaaaaaggaaatataaataattatcatgATACTGCAACAAATGCAgcaacaaaaataaaaaaattaataggtGTTGAAaagttttataaaataaaagaggaAGCAGCGTCCTATTATAaataacaaaagaaaaattaataaaattttaaattaatagatacagtaataatatttattttattaaataaaataatttatagtcgaattattaaaatttatactaATTTATTAGATGATACTCCATTGTATCTTTTTATAACATTAATAAATAGATAAgtttaagaaaattttttaataaattataagatTTAGTATTTATGAAAactgaatttttttaaattgttgtaattttattttaaaataatttttttttttgattttctCTTATGTAAATAACTTATTTGTActctatatttatttaatgatatgtaatactttttcttttttattttacatttaaaattCTATAAAGCTATCATTATTATGTTAAATTTTACCTCTATTCCCGTTACTTTACGTCAATTACAATTTGTTTCAATGAGTATAAGTTATTATTTAAAGGTTTTTTtggtaattttatttatctttacatattaatcatatttttaactttgattattatgtattatttaattatgtgatttttattaaatatatatatatatataacacatattgttatatgaaaaaaataaaagagaatACAAAATCATAGTGAGCATACTACAGTATGATacagaaagaaaaaaagaaaagaaaagaaaatattatgagaacatgaaaatatatatagtaatttattattttgtttttgtaaaaaattatatttatatttaattacatgttataataaaaattttgtatttgccaacattaatttttgagtgtaaagaaaaaagagaagaccataagaaattttttttttttgataaattcATTTcctcttaaattttttttttttttttataattagcttattttttcatatttttttttaatacaaactgtatttttttttttttaaatttaacataaatttttttaagatttaTTTCTAGaaaatttatgttatttttttttattataaaaatatgaattgggacattttcttttattactaaaatttaagttatttaaaaaaaaaataaagatttgtttataataatttgtcTAAgtagagaaaaataaaatggaaAATGATAAGGTATAACAAAATTCAAAAATCATGAGcacatttttaaattttaatggaaaacatatataaaatgattttaataaaaaaaaaaaaaaaaaaaaattaacttttttttaatttattttatatgaataGATAAATATGAACGAACACCAATGGAGAATGTTTGAATATAATATGAGTAAATGGATGATtgaaaataagtatattttagatcaagaagaaaaaaaaaaattttacaaatgTGCAAATTATAGTTTAGGTACAGGTGTGATAAATGCTtcattaatt from Plasmodium relictum strain SGS1 genome assembly, chromosome: 11 encodes:
- the PBGD gene encoding porphobilinogen deaminase, putative, which translates into the protein MYFLVFTILNIYLRIYLCGNVYIKKNNIININYLMHIRNRKLNIKNNLFRKNNYKKNSCYIPHKEIIIGTRDSPLALKQSEKVKKKLLNYFKKINKKVKIILKPIKTTGDRILDKSVSLFGGKGIFTKELDEQVIKNNVDICVHSLKDVPMILPENIYLSCFLKRDTTNDVFLSLKYKSLSDMNKWKSNNSSENQESNSKNEFQFKKGQEKDSLCTVATSSLRRRSQIKYMYKNIDLKCIRGNINTRLVKLFNGHCDSIIIAMCGLERLIKKKAIIDIVKNKKWNIHKPYIIRYNNTNIDLSILNIQKINKKSIYPALCQGIIAVTSNKNNSEISDILKNINDKKSEIMAKTERAFLSQIEGNCMMPIGGYTRIAENQIFLNAVINDIHGHEKFQVKEKGNINNYHDTATNAATKIKKLIGVEKFYKIKEEAASYYK